One region of Trichosurus vulpecula isolate mTriVul1 chromosome 1, mTriVul1.pri, whole genome shotgun sequence genomic DNA includes:
- the LOC118834102 gene encoding 40S ribosomal protein S16-like: protein MIEPRTLQYKLLEPVFLLGKERFAGVDIRVRAKGGGHIAQIYAIRQSISEALVAYYQKYGDEASKEEIKDILIQYDRTLLVTEPRR, encoded by the coding sequence ATGATTGAGCCTCGCACCCTGCAGTACAAGCTGCTGGAGCCTGTCTTCCTGCTAGGCAAGGAACGTTTTGCTGGAGTAGATATCCGGGTCCGTGCGAAAGGAGGAGGCCATATCGCCCAGATTTATGCTATCCGGCAGTCCATCTCCGAAGCCCTGGTGGCTTATTACCAGAAATATGGGGATGAGGCCTCcaaggaggaaataaaagacaTCCTTATCCAATATGACCGAACTCTGCTGGTGACTGAACCTCGGCGCTGA